ACCTTTGACACGTAGTTTTTTGCCATTAGCCATAGCAGGTGGTATTTTGACATCTACACTTTTGTGTTGCATAGTTGGCATACCGTTAGCACCTGCTTCTTGATAGCTATATGAAACTGTTCTAGAGCCACCTTTGATAGCATCTTCAACACTCAAACGTAAAGAGATGTTTATATCTTCACCTTTTCTAGCTCTTGGTTGACCTCCACCAAAGCCTCTTGCTCCAGCTCCGCCACCACCAAAAAGATCACCCAAAATATCTCCTAAATCCTCGAAGTTGAAACTTTGAGAGCTTCCTCCGCCTTGAGAGAAGCCACCAAAACCACCTCCAGCTCCGCCAAAACCGCCTTGCTGAACTTTGTCCCAGTTTTCTCCATAAGCATCATAGAGTTTTCTCTTTTCTTTATCTCCTAAGACATCATAAGCTGTTTGAATTTCTTTAAACTTATCCTCAGCCCCTTTTTCTTTGTTGACATCTGGATGGTATTTTTTTGCTAATCTTCTATATGCTTTTTTTAACTCAGCTTCTGAAGCATCTCTACTAACTCCTAGTAAAGAATAATAATCTGCCATATTTTAAACTCCCAAATACTTTCAAACATATCCAACAAGTAGATAATATGGATACATAGTTAATGTTATAAAATTTCCTGCTATTAGATATAGGGATTAATTAGCGAAAAACAAGTGATATGGTTAAATTATCTAAAAATTATTAAAAGTTTTATATATTACTTATTACTAGCAAGTGTATATATAAATCCAGCCAACAAAGCCCATGGACAATTAAATATAAGATTAGCGTAAAACACATCATTTCCAGCATTTGATGCGAAGAAGCCATCGCCGGAATAAGGCATTCTTATCATATAGTTAAAAAGTATAACTATCAAAGCCATAGCAGCACTTCTTACCCAAATATTCTTTGGGAATGGTGAAACAAGAATTAATGCCCATACACCGCCCCATATCATCATACGGTATAACTCTAGCTTTAGATCTTCATTTAGGTTTAAATTATGAGTTGTAACTAAAATCCAAATAATCTCTATAACCAGTCCACTGATTAATCCTGCCATATAGGCAGTAAATACTTTACTTAACAAATCTCTAATGCTATTCATAACAATTTCTCCAACCCTATTGCTGAATTGTCGCAATACTATAAATAACACCAGCAAGTAATGCCCATAAAGAATTAAAAACAATATTCATAACAAATACTGCTGTGCCAGCATTTATAGCAAAGAAACCCTGACCAGCTAATGGCATTTTAACCAAAAAGTTAAACAATATAACAGCTAAGCCAATAACTATGCTTTTGATAAGAATATTTTTGGATATCGGTAATGCAAATAATATAGCCCAAACACCACCCCACACCATTAAGCGATAAAGCGTGTATTTAAATTCATCATTAAGCTCAACTCCATGCTGACGAATAAAAATAAACAAAAAATATAAAACACAGGCACTAATTAATCCCGCCATAAAGCCCACAAAAGTTTTGTTTAAAAAATTTCTCATTATAATTGCTCC
The genomic region above belongs to Francisella salimarina and contains:
- a CDS encoding DnaJ C-terminal domain-containing protein, encoding MADYYSLLGVSRDASEAELKKAYRRLAKKYHPDVNKEKGAEDKFKEIQTAYDVLGDKEKRKLYDAYGENWDKVQQGGFGGAGGGFGGFSQGGGSSQSFNFEDLGDILGDLFGGGGAGARGFGGGQPRARKGEDINISLRLSVEDAIKGGSRTVSYSYQEAGANGMPTMQHKSVDVKIPPAMANGKKLRVKGKGSAGIGANAPAGDLYIKVEVVDHKNYKIDGNDIYEHINIAPWEAALGTSLEIDTPYGKKKMKVPEGSQSGRKMRIKGKGLGDGDFYIVYDVKLPAADTDEKKEFYKQMQEKMNFDPRV
- a CDS encoding membrane lipoprotein — its product is MNSIRDLLSKVFTAYMAGLISGLVIEIIWILVTTHNLNLNEDLKLELYRMMIWGGVWALILVSPFPKNIWVRSAAMALIVILFNYMIRMPYSGDGFFASNAGNDVFYANLIFNCPWALLAGFIYTLASNK